A part of Prolixibacteraceae bacterium genomic DNA contains:
- a CDS encoding DUF4876 domain-containing protein, which translates to MMYKKLSCIALLASLLIVSCQKDQMLPLSDVEVKMHTPKSFSNDKVKMKTATVTITNVETGSQKIRKIKNLGVPFLKVEDGTYNLQLDGILEVTTADLDKSKVVKEVGVRGMKQNVKVEGGRLTLDLDLYVYNINADLIFSEIYFTGSLNVDGTAYSEDKFFEIYNNSERDLYADDLCIAETEFQTDIVLSDLKVDERDKYTAVSKVYRVGGNGKQFLLKPGESFLIVDRAINHKTINSNSLDLTKANFEWYDISTTDEDTPGVPNMQKMTDTPVEKWSPNDKGQKSFILFRRKAETTDVFMKAAAYSYIYTYTENGVKSEINRDAWRIQNSSIIDAVECSPKGQFNWKTLSSQLDIKYFSLSMDDNNRYGHSIRRKVAFIANERPYLIDSDNSSTDFIESSSPSPGIIEGN; encoded by the coding sequence ATGATGTATAAGAAACTATCTTGCATTGCACTTTTGGCCTCTTTACTTATTGTTTCCTGTCAAAAGGATCAGATGCTACCTCTTTCAGATGTAGAGGTGAAAATGCATACACCTAAATCATTCTCGAATGATAAAGTGAAAATGAAAACAGCAACAGTTACGATTACAAATGTTGAAACTGGATCTCAGAAGATTAGAAAAATCAAAAATTTAGGAGTTCCATTCTTAAAAGTTGAGGATGGTACATATAATCTGCAATTAGATGGAATATTAGAGGTGACTACTGCTGATTTAGATAAAAGTAAGGTGGTAAAAGAAGTGGGAGTGAGAGGAATGAAGCAAAATGTTAAAGTCGAAGGGGGAAGATTGACTCTCGATTTAGATTTGTATGTATACAATATTAATGCAGACTTGATCTTCTCGGAAATATATTTTACTGGATCGTTAAATGTTGATGGTACTGCTTATTCCGAGGATAAATTCTTCGAAATATATAATAATTCAGAACGTGATTTATATGCCGATGATCTATGTATTGCAGAAACGGAGTTTCAAACTGATATTGTCCTTTCTGATCTTAAAGTTGATGAACGAGATAAGTATACTGCTGTTTCTAAAGTTTACCGTGTTGGCGGAAATGGAAAACAATTTTTGCTGAAACCAGGCGAGTCATTTTTGATTGTGGATAGAGCTATAAATCATAAGACAATCAATTCGAACTCCCTTGACCTGACTAAAGCAAACTTTGAATGGTATGATATTAGTACTACTGATGAAGATACTCCTGGTGTGCCAAATATGCAGAAAATGACCGATACTCCTGTTGAGAAATGGTCACCAAATGATAAAGGACAAAAATCTTTTATTCTTTTTAGAAGAAAAGCAGAAACGACGGATGTGTTTATGAAGGCGGCTGCTTATTCATATATCTATACTTATACAGAGAATGGAGTGAAATCTGAGATTAATCGTGATGCTTGGCGAATTCAAAATAGTTCGATTATTGATGCTGTAGAGTGTAGCCCCAAAGGGCAGTTTAATTGGAAAACGTTGTCATCTCAGTTAGACATTAAATATTTTAGTTTATCAATGGATGATAATAATCGATATGGCCATTCTATTCGAAGAAAAGTGGCTTTTATTGCAAATGAGAGACCTTATTTAATTGATTCAGATAACTCTTCTACTGACTTTATTGAATCGTCATCACCTTCACCAGGAATTATTGAGGGTAACTAA